The Phyllopteryx taeniolatus isolate TA_2022b chromosome 17, UOR_Ptae_1.2, whole genome shotgun sequence genome window below encodes:
- the LOC133467518 gene encoding histone H3-like gives MARTKQTARKSTGGKAPRKQLATKAARKSAPATGGVKKPHRYRPGTVALREIRRYQKSTELLIRKLPFQRLVREIAQDFKTDLRFQSSAVMALQESSEAYLVGLFEDTNLCAIHAKRVTIMPKDIQLARRIRGERA, from the coding sequence ATGGCAAGAACGAAGCAGACAGCCCGTAAATCCACCGGCGGAAAGGCTCCCAGGAAGCAGCTGGCCACCAAGGCCGCTCGTAAGAGCGCCCCGGCCACCGGCGGAGTCAAGAAACCTCACCGTTACAGGCCCGGCACCGTGGCTCTCAGGGAGATCCGCCGCTACCAGAAGTCCACTGAGCTCCTTATCCGCAAGTTGCCCTTCCAGCGTCTGGTTCGGGAGATCGCGCAGGACTTCAAGACCGACTTGCGCTTCCAGAGCTCCGCCGTGATGGCTTTGCAGGAGTCCAGCGAGGCTTACTTGGTCGGTCTGTTCGAAGATACCAACCTGTGTGCCATCCACGCCAAGCGGGTCACCATCATGCCCAAAGACATCCAGCTGGCTCGCCGCATTCGTGGAGAGAGGGCTTAA
- the LOC133467516 gene encoding histone H1-like, with the protein MAETAPAAVGPSKSPGKAKKKPASKAQRSDGPSIPKMILEVMAESKDRKGTSAAALKKALGVKGLDVAKCNKRINTALVRVVEKGALVQTKGSGASGSFKLAKKEAAAKPKADKKKKTSAGQKPAKKVIKPKKAGAAASPAKKKNPKNFKRAANKSTPKKSKPASSPSKTAAKAKPKAKPAKIVAKKTNKTTNTTKAKVTKKPAPKKTKK; encoded by the coding sequence ATGGCAGAGACAGCACCAGCCGCTGTTGGACCGTCCAAGTCCCCGGGAAAAGCAAAGAAGAAGCCGGCGAGCAAAGCTCAGAGGAGCGATGGGCCAAGCATCCCCAAGATGATCCTCGAGGTGATGGCTGAGTCCAAGGACCGAAAAGGCACCTCGGCGGCCGCGCTCAAGAAGGCTCTGGGGGTTAAAGGCTTGGACGTGGCCAAGTGCAACAAACGTATCAACACCGCCCTCGTTCGAGTGGTGGAAAAAGGAGCTCTGGTACAAACAAAGGGATCCGGCGCTTCTGGTTCCTTCAAACTGGCTAAGAAGGAAGCGGCTGCCAAGCCCAAGgcagacaagaagaagaagacatccGCCGGCCAGAAGCCTGCCAAGAAAGTCATAAAGCCTAAAAAGGCTGGAGCAGCAGCGTCACCCGCCAAGAAAAAGAACCCTAAGAATTTTAAGAGGGCTGCGAACAAGTCTACTCCGAAGAAGTCCAAACCAGCAAGCAGTCCCAGCAAGACCGCAGCAAAAGCAAAACCAAAAGCTAAACCTGCCAAGATAGTGGCTAAGAAGACGAATAAAACTACCAATACGACCAAGGCAAAAGTGACCAAGAAGCCAGCGCCCAAGAAGACAAAGAAGTGA
- the adra1ba gene encoding alpha-1A adrenergic receptor gives MSVWMNDSSLDPFTGSQAPPPDTNATANRTKHDPPDLSRAVPVGMVLASFIGFAIVGNLLVILSVVCNRHLRTPTNYFIINLAIADLLLSTTVLPVSATLEILDYWVFGRIFCDIWAAVDVLCCTASIMSLCVISIDRYIGVRYPLQYPVIVTEKRALLAMLGVWILAIVISIGPLLGWKQPPSQDDMECVITQEPFYALFSSLGSFYIPLAVILAMYCRVYVVAKRTTKNLEAGVMKERQQDSNELTLRIHCRNQQIQDLCATSKTGGGGATSAGRSTLTVKLLKFSREKKAAKTLGVVVGMFILCWLPFFLALPISSFNRNLRPPETFFRVIFWLGYFNSCLNPIIYPCYSREFKQAFIRILRCRWKRKRQGWQAYYNYRCQQGSNNSSYLNGSQQTLSSIGHSPRCVAPKAHPPPWSSSSNNRNLLPGSDARGRQLGPASPLAKEAGGRDRGVKKP, from the exons ATGAGTGTGTGGATGAACGACTCGTCCTTGGACCCGTTCACCGGCTCGCAGGCGCCTCCGCCGGACACCAACGCCACGGCGAACCGGACCAAGCACGACCCGCCGGACCTGAGCCGGGCGGTGCCGGTGGGCATGGTGCTGGCCTCGTTCATCGGCTTCGCCATCGTGGGCAACCTGCTGGTCATCTTGTCGGTGGTGTGCAACCGCCACCTGCGCACGCCCACCAACTACTTCATCATCAACCTGGCCATCGCCGACCTGCTGCTCAGCACCACGGTGCTGCCCGTGTCCGCCACGCTGGAG ATTCTGGACTACTGGGTGTTCGGCCGCATCTTCTGCGACATTTGGGCCGCGGTGGACGTCCTGTGCTGCACGGCGTCCATCATGTCGCTGTGCGTCATTTCCATTGACCGCTACATCGGCGTCCGTTACCCACTGCAGTACCCGGTCATTGTGACGGAGAAGCGCGCACTGCTCGCCATGCTGGGCGTCTGGATCCTGGCCATTGTCATCTCCATCGGACCGCTGCTCGGATGGAAGCAGCCGCCGTCGCAG GATGACATGGAGTGCGTGATCACACAGGAGCCGTTCTACGCCCTCTTCTCGTCGCTGGGCTCCTTCTACATCCCGCTGGCCGTCATCCTCGCCATGTACTGTCGCGTCTACGTGGTGGCAAAGCGCACCACCAAGAACCTGGAGGCAGGCGTGATGAAGGAGCGGCAGCAGGACTCCAACGAGCTCACCCTCAGGATCCACTGCCGGAACCAGCAGATCCAGGACCTGTGCGCCACCTCCAAGACCGGAGGCGGCGGGGCGACCTCGGCCGGACGCAGCACGTTGACCGTCAAACTGCTCAAGTTCTCCAGGGAGAAGAAAGCAGCCAAGACGCTGGGCGTGGTGGTGGGCATGTTCATCCTGTGCTGGTTGCCCTTCTTCCTGGCTCTTCCGATCA GCTCTTTTAACAGAAACCTGCGCCCTCCCGAAACCTTCTTTAGGGTCATTTTCTGGCTGGGCTACTTCAACAGCTGCCTGAACCCCATCATCTATCCCTGCTACAGCCGCGAGTTTAAGCAG GCCTTCATCCGGATCCTCCGCTGCCGTTGGAAGCGGAAGCGCCAGGGCTGGCAGGCGTACTACAACTACCGCTGCCAGCAGGGCTCCAACAACTCGTCCTACCTGAACGGCAGCCAACAGACGCTGTCCTCCATCGGCCACAGCCCCCGATGCGTCGCCCCCAAGGCCCACCCGCCGCCTTGGTCGTCCTCTTCCAACAACCGTAACCTCCTCCCGGGATCGGATGCACGAGGACGGCAGCTCGGCCCGGCGTCACCGCTCGCCAAGGAAGCTGGCGGGCGAGACAGGGGTGTGAAAAAGCCGTAA